The Tolypothrix sp. PCC 7712 region ATATTAAATGCGATCGCTCGTTTCGATCATCAAACAGAAACCTTCACCGAAGCGGATTTAGGCGAAAATCGCTATTGTTCTGAACCGATTCACGTTCAAGATGCTCAAAATCAAGCACAAAGCTGGCTCTTAACCGTTGTTTATGATGGTAATAGCCATAGTAGCGAAGTTTGGGTATTTGATAGCGATCGCCTAAATGAAACGCCTGTGTGCAAACTTGGATTACCTAGTGTTATTCCTCCAGGTTTTCACGGTACTTGGAAGCAAGAGTGAATGTTGGGGATTGGGGATTGAGTAATAGGTAATAGTTAACGTAGGATGCGTTACGCTATCGCTAACGCATCCGTCCCAATGCTAATTTTCTCTTTTTTATGTGGACGAAAGACTTTATAATTGTGCATCAACTAGCTGTTGTGATGCTTGATTCAATTGCTCAATCATACTTTGCTGCTCGGCAGTTTCTAAAGCACTAAAAATACTTGCATACTCTTCTTGGAAACTTTCTAAAACATCTATCATTAATAATTCCACTAATTGTTGACGCTGTTTTATATTGTTAACATCAACTCTGCCAAATTTAGAAATAACATTGTTTAATCTCGTAGGTGTAACCAAAGCCAGCATTTCTTGGCTTAATTCTTCTTCAAGACTTATCTGGTGTTGTAGTATGGGCTGTTGTTTTACAGTCCATTTTTGTGCTTGGTGAAATCGGCTATCTTCAGCAAACTCCGGGATTTTATGCTTAATAATCGGACGGATTTTTTGTTTAGCAGTCTCCACATCAATAGAATGCAGAGGTTTAATTACAACTCCTTCAGCTTTATTAAGAAAAGGTAATTTAGGTAAACCTAAAATTGCTGGAATTGTAGATTCAAACTCTATGTTATATGCTAATGCATCATGATATTTACCAATAAATAACGGCGCAGATGCCATCATGCCAACTTGCTGAAATAGTTTGAGTGCTATTTCATAATCTAAATAGGATTTTTCTGCCACTTTTCCACCCAGCACCACTACAATATCAAAAGCAGAGTATTCTATTTTTGGTGAATAATAAACACCAGTTTGCACAGCCTGCACATGGCTAATAGCGGTTACATCAGGGTGAGGATACTCACCACCAAATAATTCTCCATAGATATATATTTTTTGCAATCGAGTATCAGACTGCAAAATTCTAAACATTTCTTGCGCCTGAGATTCTAATTTAGCTTGTAAAGATTGATAGCCAAAAAAATCTTCTCCTGGTTGTAAAAACTCCTTTCTTTTGGCAAAGCGTACCTCAAAACCATCGGTACATATCCCAAAGTTCGCACCATGAATTTTTTCTGTTACCACCCAATCAGTTTTGTTAAATAAGCGATAATCGGATTCTGTTAAACCCAATTTATTGAAGTTTTCAGGAATTTTCTCATAACTGAGATAACTCCAGTCTGTGATGTTGCTATCCACTGTATTAATACATAGTAAAATTACGCTTATAATTTTTGTATTATAATTGTAGTATAAGAATCTAGCAACAAACAGGTAGGGGCACAGCAATGCTGTGCCCTCATGGATAGTTAATGTCGCACCAACATTATTTAAATTAGTCTAAAATGCTGAAATTATGCAGGCTATCAAGATAAATCAGCAATACAATGATACCCCAAAGAGTATCGAATACTGCCATTTAAACAGCAGCTTTTTTCACACAGCGAGTATCTTTTCCGCCTTCTTTGCAGGCTTCAAAAATAATTTTTTGAGCCACAATATCTTGCTTGGCACTCAAAGCTTTTTGCTGAACTGCTGACGGTACATCTGCCCCAAATTTTCCTAAAAATAATATATCTGGTCTTTCTAAGCCAATTGTATATATTTGTCCTTTTAATTGTTTTTGTTTTGCTAATTCTGCTACATAAGCTATCGCTAAATCTAAACGTTTGACGGCGCTGGTTAAAACGGCTTTGGGTGCAACATCTAATTGATCGGTTGTATTACCAAAAGCGTAGATGCCTTTTTCACTAGCTGTTTGTAAAACTGCGGCTGAGGCATTATCTAACCATTGATAGATAACATCAGCACCGGAAGAAATTAAAGCCAAAGTAGCTTCTTTAGCTTTAGCTACATCATTCCAATCCCCTGTAAAAGTAGAAGTAATTTGAATATTTGGTTTCACAGACTTTGCGCCTAATTCAAATCCCCTGAGTTCTCCTTCGGTAGCGGGAAATTTTTCGCCGGCGATGTAAGCAAGTTTATTAGATTTAGTTATAGAAGCGCCGATAATTCCGCATAAATAGCTAGCTTGCAGATGATCTATTCGTAAAGAAGCAATATTATCTCCCTTGAGATTACCATTTACACCTACGAAAAATGTGTTGGGAAATTGTGAGGCGACTTGTTCTATTGCGGCATCAAATTGTCCGCCGTGGGCAAAAATGAGATTGTAGCCTTTACGAGCAAAATCAGTTAGCACTTCTGTTTGATCGGCTTGTGCTACTTTTTCTACATAAGCTGTTTCTGCACTCAGCTTTTGTTTTGCGAGGTTAACGCCCTCATAGCCAGATTGATTCCAAGCTTTATCAGTAATAATTCCTGGGAGTGCGATCGCTATTTTAAAATTTTCTGTACCGCCTGTAGTCGCAATTGTGGGTGTGCTAGTTTGGTTGCTACTGCAAGCTTTGAGGAAAAGGCTAGTAGTAAACGCTGCTGAACCAAATAAGATAAATTCACGCCGACTAAAATTTGTTGTCATACACTGTATTGAAAATGGATATAGGATATGGGGCATTGGGCATTGGGCATGGGAAAGACAGATTTTCATGTTTGGTTGTGGCATTTTCCCATGAGGGGCGGTATTGAGAATAGGGGCTAGAGAAGAATGATTTTTATGCTAGGTTAGGTTGCACTAAGGTTAAACCAACCTACTTTTTGATTGTAAAAACAAGCTCTAGGGGCTAGATTTGAGTTTTGATTTATATTTTTATTTTTAATACTTTATCTTAAGTTTTGTTGGACGCTCAAGTACTCTGACAACAGGGCATAAATAAAGCTACCATTTTAAATCCATCAAAACCTATATTATCTACCTTTGCATTTCATACTTTAGTCTTCTCCTGTCAAGACGCTACGCCTAGCTTGCTTTCCAGCAGGGATACATACTTCATCTTTTTTGTTAGCGAACATCTAGCTGATGGGAATACTTATTTGAGAATGTAATACCAGCTTGTGCTACGAGGTAGGTTGAGATGACTCATGAAAATTTCACCCCGATTATTTCTGGATATCAAATTGTTTCTCAACTATATGTGGGCACTAGAACCAAGGTATATCAAGCTATTCGGGAATCAGATTCCCTTGCAGTCATCATTAAAATGTTGGCTGCTGAATATCCCTGTTTCCAAGAATTATTGCAATTTTGTAACCAATACACAATTACCAAACATCTCAACATTCCTGGTATTATTCAGCCACTATCACTAGAAACATATAACAATGGTTATCTTCTAGTGATGCCATATACAGGAGATATTGCTTTACAAGCATACATTAAAAATACTAATCTTTCTCTATTAGAATTTTTGAATATTGCCATTCAATTAACTAGTATTCTCCAAGAATTACATCAAAACAATGTCATTCATAAAGATATTAAGCCAGCAAATATTCTGATTCATCCTCAGACAAAACAAGTTCAACTAATTGACTTTAGTATCGCCTCACTTTTACCAAAAGAAAGCCCAGAAATTAAAAATCCTAATGTCTTAGAAGGGACACTTGCTTATATTGCTCCCGAACAAACCGGCAGGATGAATCGAGGGATAGACTACCGTAGTGATTATTATGCGCTGGGTGTGACATTTTATGAATTATTGAGTGGAGAATTACCATTCATTTGTGACGATCCGATGGAGTTAGTACATTGTCATCTGGCGAAAATTCCTCAGAGAGTAGAGAACAGTAAAAACATACCAAAAGTAATTTCTGATATTGTGATGAAATTGCTGGCGAAAAATGCTGAGGATAGATATCAAAGTGCTTTGGGATTAAAGCATGATTTAGAAAATTGTTTATATCAATTAAAAAATCATGGCGTGATTACAGATTTTGAAATTGGGCAGAGGGATGTGTGCGATCGCTTCCTGATTCCAGAGAAATTATATGGGCGAGAAGCAGAAGTTAGGACTTTGCTGCAAGCCTTTGAGCGTGTTACTAATGGTAATTCAGAAATGATGCTAGCGGCGGGATTTTCGGGAATTGGAAAAACCGCCGTTGTTAATGAAGTCCATAAGCCGATTACCCGTCAACAAGGCTATTTTATTAAAGGTAAATTTGACCAATTTAATCGTAATATTCCCTTCTCTGCTTTTGTGCAAGTCTTTCGCGATTTGATGGGGCAATTACTGGCGGAATCTGATACCCAATTGCAAATTTGCAAAACTAAAATTCTGGCAGCGTTAGGAGATAATTCCCAAGTAATTATTGAAGTAATCCCGGAACTAGAACGGATTATTGGCGCACAATCACCAGCAGCAGAATTATCAGGTATATCTGCTCAAAATCGGTTTAACTTACTGTTTGAGAAATTCATTCAAGTTTTTACCACCCCAGAACATCCTTTAGTAATATTTTTAGATGATTTGCAATGGGCTGATTCCGCATCGCTGAAGTTGATTGAATTACTGATGGGTGAATCATCCACAGGCTATTTACTATTGATTGGTGCTTACCGAAATAATGAAGTGTTTGCGGCGCATCCTTTAATGTTAACTTTAGATGCGATCGCCAAAGCTCAAGCCAAGGTAAATACTATTACCTTAAAGCCCCTATCACAGCAAAGTTTGAATCAGTTAGTAGCTGATACTTTACATTGTGCAGCGATATTGGCGCAACCATTAACAGAATTGATCTATCAAAAAACTCAAGGTAATCCCTTTTTTGCCACCCAATTTTTGAAAGCATTATATCAAGATGCATTGATTACATTTGATTCCCAAACTAGATATTGGCAATGTGATATTACGCAGGTAAGCGCTGCATCATTAACAGATGATGTAGTACAGTTTATGGTGCAGCAATTGCAAAAACTGCCTGTTGAGACACAGGCAGTATTAAAACTAGCGGCTTGTATTGGTAATCAATTTGATTTGGAGACATTAGTAATTGTTTCAGAGCAATCAGAAACTACAGTTGCCACTGCTTTATGGAAGGCTTTAGAGTTAGGGTTAATTTTGCCCCAAAGCGAAGTTTATAAATTTTATTTGACTGGCGATCGCGCAGATATAGATACTACAAATAATGAAAACGTTTTCTATCGATTTTTACATGATCGCGTTCAACAAGCGGCTTATTCTTTAATTCCCAACGAGCAAAAACAAACTACTCATCTCACAATTGGGCAACTGTTACTTAAACATACATCTTCAACAGAAATAACTGAAAAAATATTTGATATAGTTAATCAATTTAAATTAAGTATTGATTTAATTACTGATTACCAAGAACAGAGAAAATTAGCTGAATTGGCTTTAATTGCTGGACGCAGAGCTAAACACGCTACAGCTTATGCTGCTGCAGTAGATTATTACAGCATAGCGATCACATTGTTAGCAAATCACAATTGGCAAGAATTTTATGAATTAATGCTAGCAGTATATACAGAAGCAGTGGAAGCAGCTTATCTCAATACTGATTTTGAGCAGATGGAACAATTAGCAGAAATTGTTCTGCAATATGTCACCAATATTTTAGATAGTATCCCAATTTATGAAACCAAAATTTTAGCTTGTGTTGCCAAGAATCAACTGCGGTTAGGATTAGATATAGCTTTAGCTGTGCTGCATAATTTGGGTATAGATATTCCTGCCTACCCCACACCAGAAGATATCGGTAAAGCATTGGGGGAAACTCATCGGATATTAGTAGGAAAAGAACCCTTAGAATTAATCGATTTACCTTTAATGACAGATGCGCGTGCCAAAGCAGCAATCCGGATTTTATCGAGTATGTTTGGTTCTGCCTATAATGGCTGTCCCGA contains the following coding sequences:
- a CDS encoding RNA ligase family protein, producing the protein MDSNITDWSYLSYEKIPENFNKLGLTESDYRLFNKTDWVVTEKIHGANFGICTDGFEVRFAKRKEFLQPGEDFFGYQSLQAKLESQAQEMFRILQSDTRLQKIYIYGELFGGEYPHPDVTAISHVQAVQTGVYYSPKIEYSAFDIVVVLGGKVAEKSYLDYEIALKLFQQVGMMASAPLFIGKYHDALAYNIEFESTIPAILGLPKLPFLNKAEGVVIKPLHSIDVETAKQKIRPIIKHKIPEFAEDSRFHQAQKWTVKQQPILQHQISLEEELSQEMLALVTPTRLNNVISKFGRVDVNNIKQRQQLVELLMIDVLESFQEEYASIFSALETAEQQSMIEQLNQASQQLVDAQL
- a CDS encoding BMP family protein, which translates into the protein MTTNFSRREFILFGSAAFTTSLFLKACSSNQTSTPTIATTGGTENFKIAIALPGIITDKAWNQSGYEGVNLAKQKLSAETAYVEKVAQADQTEVLTDFARKGYNLIFAHGGQFDAAIEQVASQFPNTFFVGVNGNLKGDNIASLRIDHLQASYLCGIIGASITKSNKLAYIAGEKFPATEGELRGFELGAKSVKPNIQITSTFTGDWNDVAKAKEATLALISSGADVIYQWLDNASAAVLQTASEKGIYAFGNTTDQLDVAPKAVLTSAVKRLDLAIAYVAELAKQKQLKGQIYTIGLERPDILFLGKFGADVPSAVQQKALSAKQDIVAQKIIFEACKEGGKDTRCVKKAAV
- a CDS encoding ATP-binding sensor histidine kinase encodes the protein MTHENFTPIISGYQIVSQLYVGTRTKVYQAIRESDSLAVIIKMLAAEYPCFQELLQFCNQYTITKHLNIPGIIQPLSLETYNNGYLLVMPYTGDIALQAYIKNTNLSLLEFLNIAIQLTSILQELHQNNVIHKDIKPANILIHPQTKQVQLIDFSIASLLPKESPEIKNPNVLEGTLAYIAPEQTGRMNRGIDYRSDYYALGVTFYELLSGELPFICDDPMELVHCHLAKIPQRVENSKNIPKVISDIVMKLLAKNAEDRYQSALGLKHDLENCLYQLKNHGVITDFEIGQRDVCDRFLIPEKLYGREAEVRTLLQAFERVTNGNSEMMLAAGFSGIGKTAVVNEVHKPITRQQGYFIKGKFDQFNRNIPFSAFVQVFRDLMGQLLAESDTQLQICKTKILAALGDNSQVIIEVIPELERIIGAQSPAAELSGISAQNRFNLLFEKFIQVFTTPEHPLVIFLDDLQWADSASLKLIELLMGESSTGYLLLIGAYRNNEVFAAHPLMLTLDAIAKAQAKVNTITLKPLSQQSLNQLVADTLHCAAILAQPLTELIYQKTQGNPFFATQFLKALYQDALITFDSQTRYWQCDITQVSAASLTDDVVQFMVQQLQKLPVETQAVLKLAACIGNQFDLETLVIVSEQSETTVATALWKALELGLILPQSEVYKFYLTGDRADIDTTNNENVFYRFLHDRVQQAAYSLIPNEQKQTTHLTIGQLLLKHTSSTEITEKIFDIVNQFKLSIDLITDYQEQRKLAELALIAGRRAKHATAYAAAVDYYSIAITLLANHNWQEFYELMLAVYTEAVEAAYLNTDFEQMEQLAEIVLQYVTNILDSIPIYETKILACVAKNQLRLGLDIALAVLHNLGIDIPAYPTPEDIGKALGETHRILVGKEPLELIDLPLMTDARAKAAIRILSSMFGSAYNGCPEMLPLIIGKQVNLSIEYGSSSLSAFAYASYGLILCAFVGDVKTSYQFGQLALNLMEKFSAEELHAKIAAVFNNYIRHWQDPLHKTLESLLTGYQSGLTTGDLEWAVWCIFGYSFHSYYAGKELTQLESELATYGIAIAELKQTTALNYQKAYHQAVLNLLGDSQLPYRLVGDVYNEDLMLPQHQQVNDRPAVYHVQINKVILCYLFGEYEQAMAQATLAEQYLDGVPGLYVSVLLPFYDALAQLAILKSVIPGESSHSWQRVQSHQTKLKQYADYAPNNHLHKLHLVEAECYRVSGNSYTAMELYDRAIAGAKNNGYLQEEALANELAAKFYLDWGKENVAAGYMQSAYYCYSRWGAKAKTDDLVNRYPDLLRPILQPASQSWNPLETLATLVTSRASVHASTNVTQAASQSLNTALDFAVILKASQTLSSKIQFEELLHQLTQIILQNSGGDRCALILPNSDDNWYVQAIATPETTELCSQPLEGNCNIPVKLIQYVKNTQEVVVIEQLKTDLPVIDEYLTQQQPQSILCLPILHQRHLIGILYLKNRSTSGVFTSDRILILDFLCTQAAISLENARLYQQIANYSQNLEAEVEQKTQALNQKAQDLEDTLQNLQKTHAQLIHSEKMSSLGQLVAGIAHEINNPISFIKGNIDHLENYIADLMSLMTLYQEEYTQPSAKIQAKRDEIDIDFLYKDVIDILQSMEAGSDRIRQIVLSLRNFSRLDESPIKAVDLHSGIESTLLILQNRLQADKHQPEIQLIKEYGNLPPITCYPGQLNQVFLHILNNAIDAIREGDKNIEQPKIRIRTEVVEHEQIKIAIANTSSFIPLHIQQRIFEPFFTTKPIGKGTGLGLFVSYSIIKKHGGNITINSLPQQETEFVISIPIAT